The Streptomyces sp. NBC_00576 genome contains the following window.
CTCCTGCTCATCCCGACGATCGCGGCGTTCATCGTCATGGAGCCGGGAACCTCGTTCAACACGTTCCTGGCGTGCGCCATGCTCGCCGGCATCGGTGGCGGCAACTTCGCCTCCAGCATGACCAACATCAACGCCTTCTTCCCGCTCAGGAAGAAGGGGTGGGCTCTCGGACTCAACGCCGGCGGCGGCAACATCGGTGTCCCGGTCGTGCAGCTCATCGGTCTCGCCGTCATCGGGGCGAGCGGCGGTCCGCGGGTGCTCCTGGGGATCTACATCCCCCTCATCCTCATCGCCGCCGTCCTCGCCGCGTTCTACATGGACAACATCGCGCACCTGAAGAACGACACCGGCGCCGCCAAGGACGCCGTCAAGGACGCGCACACCTGGATCATGTCCTTCCTCTACATCGGGACGTTCGGGTCGTTCATCGGCTACAGCTTCGCCTTCGGCCTGGTCCTGCAGACCCAGTTCGGCCGTACGCCGCTCGAGTCCGCGTACGTCACCTTCATCGGCCCGCTGCTCGGCTCGCTCATCCGGCCTGTGGGCGGCGCCCTCGCGGACCGCTTCGGCGGGGCGAAGATCACGCTGTACAACTACGTCGGCATGGCCGCCGCCACCGGTGTCATCGTCGTCGCGTCCATGCAGAAGTCGCTGCCCCTGTTCACCACGGCCTTCATCTTCCTGTTCGTCCTCTCCGGCCTCGGCAACGGCTCGACCTTCAAGATGATCCCCGGCATCTTCCAGGCCAAGGCAATCGCCAAGGGACTGGAGGGCGAGGAGGCCGCGGCCTACGGCCGTCGCCTGTCCGGCGCCTCCATGGGGCTCATCGGTGCGGTCGGCGCGCTCGGCGGCCTCGGTATCAACCTCTCCCTTCGCCAGTCGTTCCTGAGCGTCGGCTCCGGCACCGGTGCCTTCGTCGCCTTCCTCGCCTTCTACGGGGTCTGCTTCCTGGTCACCTGGGCCGTATACCTTCGCCGCCCGGCGACCGCACAGACGGCCGAAACCACAACCTCGGAAGCAAAGCCGCAGCTCAGCTACGCCGAGGTGTGACCTTCGCCCAAAGGGGCTTAAGTAACACCAGCGACATGTAGTCGAACCGAGCCTGTCACGCGCCGTTGACAGGCTCGTTCGGCACGCTTGTGCAGACGTGACCCGACTGCGGGACGAGAGCCATGTACGACGAACAGCAGCGACCAGAACACGGCCCACCGGACCACGGGCCCCTCGCGGGGTTCACCGTGGGTGTCACCGCCGCGCGTCGGGCCGACGAGCTCGGGACACTCCTCCAGCGGCGGGGCGCCGCCGTCATACACGCCCCCGCCCTGCGGATCGTGCAGCTCGCAGATGACAGCGAGCTGCTCGCGGCCACCAAGCAGCTGATCGCCCAGGCGCCGGACATCGTCATCGCCACCACCGCCATCGGCTTCCGGGGCTGGATCGAGGCCGCCGACGGCTGGGGGCTCGGCGACGACCTGCTCGCCTGTCTCAGCGGCGTGGAACTGCTGGCGCGCGGCCCCAAGGTCAAGGGGTCCGTCCGGGCGGCCGGGCTCACGGAGGAGTGGTCGCCGTCCTCCGAGTCCATGGCCGAGGTGCTCGACCGGCTCCTGGAGGAGGGTGTCGAGGGGCGCCGTATCGCCATCCAGCTGCACGGCGAGCCCCTGCCCGGCTTCGTCGAGTCACTGCGTGCCGCGGGCGCCGAGGTCGTCGGGGTGCCCGTCTACCGGTGGATGCCGCCGGAGGACATCGGCCCCGTCGACCGGCTCCTCGACGCCACCATCTCGCGCGGCCTGGACGCGCTCACCTTCACCAGCGCCCCCGCCGCCGCGTCCCTCCTCTCCCGCGCCGAGAAACGGGGCCTGCTCCCCGAGCTCCTCGCCGCCCTCAACCACGACGTCCTCCCCGCCTGCGTCGGCCCGGTCACCGCGCTGCCGCTCCAGGCCCACGGCGTCGACACGGTGTCCCCCGAACGCTTCCGGCTCGGCCCCCTCGTACAGCTCCTCTGCCAGGAACTCCCGGCCCGCGCACGGGCGTTGCCCATCGCCGGGCACCGGGTCGAGATCCGCGGCCACGCCGTCCTCGTCGACGGCGCCCTGCGGCCTGTACCGCCCGCCGGAATGTCCCTGATGCGGGCCCTGTCCCGCCGCCCCGGCTGGGTCGTGGCCCGCGCCGAACTCCTGCGCGCGCTGCCCGGAGCCGGCCGCGACGAGCACGCCGTGGAGACGGCGATGGCCCGCCTGCGCACGGCTCTCGGCGCGCCCAAACTGATCCAGACGGTCGTCAAACGCGGCTACCGGCTGGCCTTGGACCCAGCGGCCGACGCCAAGTACGCCGACGCGTAGCCGCTTCCACTCACGACCAGTACACGGGCCTGACAGACCAGCGCGGTCGTCGCAGGGTCGACGATCCGTGCCGGGTCGCCAGGCAGCCTCGGAGGAGTCGCGCCCCGACAGGGTCGCAGAGAACTGCGCGCCCAGCCCCCACGGCCCGCGGGCGAACGACCCGCGTGTCCCGCGCAGCGGAGTGCCCTCACCGACCCGCGGGTGAGCGACCCGCGTGTCCCGCGGAGCGGAGTGCCCTCACCGGCCCGCAGGTGAACGACCCGCGTGTCCCGCGGAGGGAGTGCCCTCACCGGCCCGCGGGTGAGCGACCCGCGTATCCCGCAGGGCGAGCCCCACCGGCCCGCGGGTGAACGATCCGCGTGTCCCGCGGAGCGGAGTGCCCTCACCGGCTCGCGGGTGAGCGATCCGCGTGTCCTGCGGGGCGAGCCCCACCGGTCCGCGGGTGAGCGATCCGCGTGTCCTGCGGGGCGAGCCCCACCGGTCCGCGGGTAATCGACCCGCCTGTCCCGCGGAGCGGAGTGCCCTCACCGGTCCGCGGGTGAGCGAACCGCGTGTCCCGCGGGGCGAACTCCACCGGCCCCCGGGTGAGCGACCCGCCTGTCCCGCGGAGCGAACTCCACCGGCCCGCGGGCGAACGATCCGCGTGTCCCGCGGAGCGAGCCCCACCGGCCCGCGGGTGAGCGAACCGCCCTATCCCGCAGGGCTTCGCGCCTTCACCGACCGTGCCGAACGAACCGCGTATCCCGCGGAGCGAACTGCACGAGGGGTTCCGGCTGCGAGAGCGGGCAGGCACTGTAGAGGGAACGGTTCCCCGGACTCCCCTCACTGGCATCCCACCGGCAACTCACCGGCATCCCCTGTGCCCCGTACGGTGGCGACTCCTAGGCGGTGACAGGCACATGGCATCGGAGACGACCGTGGCCACAGCCTCGTACGAGCTGCGTTTCGACGCCGGGCGGATCTGCCTGGACCTGCTGGCGACCGCCCACCCCGACGAACGGCTCGGTGCCGTCGGGCCGCTCCGCGCCTGGATCGCCGCATCCGGGCTCGTCCCGGCGGGCACGCCGCTGCGCCACGTCGACGACTCCTGGGTCGCGCACTTTCGCGAACTGCGGTCCCTGACCGGCCGGTTGACCGGCCAGCTGGTGCACAACCCCCCGACCGCCGACCCCCGTTCCCTGGACCACGCCCTCACCCGCCTGAACGAACTCGCCCGCCCGGCGCCCCCGGCCACCCGCGCCGTCCGTGCCGCGGACGGCACGCTCGTACGGGAGTTGCACGGGCCGCCCGACTGTGCGGGCCTGCTCGGCGCGGTCGCCCGGGACGCCGTGGAACTGCTCACCGACCCCGAGGCGCGCGCGTGTCTGCGCCAGTGCGAGGGTGACAACTGCCCGATCGTCTATCTCGACACGTCCCGGGGCAGGCGGCGCAGATGGTGTTCGAGTGAGATCTGCGGCAACCGGGAACGGGTCGCGAGGCATCGTCGGCGGGCTGCCCTGGCACGCGCGTAGACCGTTCGGAGTGTGTTCACAGATCGCCCATAGCGGGCCCGTTCGCCGAAATCGGGCGTACCAACTTCCGCAGGTTGCAGTGACCTTGGTTACACGTGTGTTTCCAGTCGGCGCGCCGCGGGCATCGCCCCGATCTTGCCAATGTGGCGGAAATGTAAAGCACTTGCGGCAGGAATGTGCTCTCTTGTCCCTCACGTCGCGTCCAGATAAAGAAAGTTGTGGTCGCACGTTGAACATCCCGCACCCGCCTTCCGTACCTCGGGGGGAGCGACCGACCGGGAGAACCCGGGACAGCGGAGGTGGGCGTGCGCAAGGATTCCGTCGTGGCCAATGAACGAGCACCGAGGGCCCGACATCGCATGTCCCAGCCCTCGGAACCCGACGAGGACCTGATGCGTGCGCTGTACCGAGAGCACGCAGGGCCCCTGCTGGCATACGTCCTCAGGCTGGTCGCCGGAGACCGGCAACGAGCCGAGGACGTCGTCCAGGAGACACTTATCCGTGCCTGGAAGAACGCCGGTCAGCTCAATCGGGCAACCGGTTCGGTACGCCCCTGGCTGGTGACGGTCGCCCGGCGCATCGTCATCGACGGTCACCGCAGCCGGCAGGCCCGGCCGCAGGAGGTGGACCCGTCGCCGCTGGAGGTCATCCCCGCGGAGGACGAGATCGACAAGGCGTTGTGGCTGATGACGTTGTCGGACGCGCTGGACGACCTGACCCCTGCCCACCGGGAGGTCCTGGTCGAGACCTATTTCAAGGGGCGTACCGTGAACGAAGCCGCCGAAACGCTGGGCATACCCAGCGGAACGGTGCGCTCACGGGTCTTCTATGCCCTGCGTTCGATGAAGCTCGCACTGGAGGAGCGGGGGGTGACGGCATGAGCATTTACGGGGGGTTCGGAGCGGGTAGTCCTGGTTCCATGCGAGGAATGCAGGGTTCCCAAGGCCCGAACGAACACGAAACCGTAGGCGCCTACGCCCTCGGCATCCTCGACGACGCGGAGGCCACGGCCTTCGAGACGCACCTCGCGGGCTGCGAATGGTGCGCCCAGCAGCTCGACGAGCTGGCCGGGATGGAACCGATGCTGGCCGCCCTCGCGGACCTGCCCGGTGCCCAGGGAACTCCCGCCATCGGCGAGTCGCTGTCCGCCCGCCCGAGCCCACAGCTCGCGACGCGGCTGGTCGACGAGGTCGCGGAACGGCGTGCGAGCAAGCGTCGGCGCAGCTTCTACATGGTGGCCGCCGCGGCAGCCCTCATCATCGGCGGCCCGACCGCGGTGTTCGCGACGACCGGCGGCGACACCACCAGCGTGGCCAAGCCCTCGCCGACGGTGACGACGAAGACGACCGGTTCCGCCAAGGACGACTTCGCCGGCATGACCGACCGGGTCTCCGCCACCGACCCCACCACCAAGGTCACCGCCACCGTGGCGATGACGCCGAAGGCCTGGGGTGTCAGCGCGGTCCTGGAGCTGGGGGGCGTCAAGGGCCCGCTGAAGTGCTCCCTGATCGTCGTCGGCAAGGACGGCTCACGCGAGACCATGTCCAACTGGTCCGTCCCGACGCCGGGCTACGGCATCAAGGACGCCACGACCGAAGCGGCCCGCAACCCGCTCTACATCCACGGCGGAACCGCCTTCAGCGCCGACCAGATCGACCACTACGAGGTTGTCGACTCCACCGGCAAGCAGCTCGTCGAGGTCGACGCCTGACGCTCAGCAACTGCTCAGCAACTGCTCCACAAACCATTTCACCGCCGCTCCGTGACCGCCCCAGGACACCTCGTACGAAGACTCGTACGGTGTCCTGGGGCGGACGCGTAGCATCACGGCCTTTCTTTCGCGTACGGTTGACGGCTGCCCAGCAAGTCAGAAGGGGGCCCGGTGGCCGCTCAGGCTCAGCAGGAAACGGCGCTCGTTCCGGTCGAGGACTCCTCAGTGCAGGACTCCGTCCGCGACCGCGAGATCAGCGTCGAACAGGAACATCTGGACCGGGTGTACCGGCGTCTTGAGGAGAAGATCAACGAGGCCGAGTTCCTCATGCACGACGCGGCCAAACGAGGCCAGGTCGGCACTCCGGGCGCGCTCGCCGAACGGGACGCCCAGGTGTTCCGCGCCGGCATCCACCTCAACAGGCTGAACAACGAGTTCGAGGACTTCCTCTTCGGCCGTATCGACCTGCTGCGGGGCATGGACGGCAAGAAGGGCCCGGACGGCGC
Protein-coding sequences here:
- a CDS encoding nitrate/nitrite transporter, yielding MTAPSSAPAPGKGGRWIEHWDPEDEAFWNATGEKVARRNLFFSVLSEHIGFSIWTLWSVMVLFMGPEYGLTPADKFFIVSMATAVGAVVRVPYTFAVALFGGRNWTIVSASLLLIPTIAAFIVMEPGTSFNTFLACAMLAGIGGGNFASSMTNINAFFPLRKKGWALGLNAGGGNIGVPVVQLIGLAVIGASGGPRVLLGIYIPLILIAAVLAAFYMDNIAHLKNDTGAAKDAVKDAHTWIMSFLYIGTFGSFIGYSFAFGLVLQTQFGRTPLESAYVTFIGPLLGSLIRPVGGALADRFGGAKITLYNYVGMAAATGVIVVASMQKSLPLFTTAFIFLFVLSGLGNGSTFKMIPGIFQAKAIAKGLEGEEAAAYGRRLSGASMGLIGAVGALGGLGINLSLRQSFLSVGSGTGAFVAFLAFYGVCFLVTWAVYLRRPATAQTAETTTSEAKPQLSYAEV
- a CDS encoding uroporphyrinogen-III synthase; translation: MYDEQQRPEHGPPDHGPLAGFTVGVTAARRADELGTLLQRRGAAVIHAPALRIVQLADDSELLAATKQLIAQAPDIVIATTAIGFRGWIEAADGWGLGDDLLACLSGVELLARGPKVKGSVRAAGLTEEWSPSSESMAEVLDRLLEEGVEGRRIAIQLHGEPLPGFVESLRAAGAEVVGVPVYRWMPPEDIGPVDRLLDATISRGLDALTFTSAPAAASLLSRAEKRGLLPELLAALNHDVLPACVGPVTALPLQAHGVDTVSPERFRLGPLVQLLCQELPARARALPIAGHRVEIRGHAVLVDGALRPVPPAGMSLMRALSRRPGWVVARAELLRALPGAGRDEHAVETAMARLRTALGAPKLIQTVVKRGYRLALDPAADAKYADA
- a CDS encoding CGNR zinc finger domain-containing protein — translated: MASETTVATASYELRFDAGRICLDLLATAHPDERLGAVGPLRAWIAASGLVPAGTPLRHVDDSWVAHFRELRSLTGRLTGQLVHNPPTADPRSLDHALTRLNELARPAPPATRAVRAADGTLVRELHGPPDCAGLLGAVARDAVELLTDPEARACLRQCEGDNCPIVYLDTSRGRRRRWCSSEICGNRERVARHRRRAALARA
- a CDS encoding sigma-70 family RNA polymerase sigma factor, which gives rise to MSQPSEPDEDLMRALYREHAGPLLAYVLRLVAGDRQRAEDVVQETLIRAWKNAGQLNRATGSVRPWLVTVARRIVIDGHRSRQARPQEVDPSPLEVIPAEDEIDKALWLMTLSDALDDLTPAHREVLVETYFKGRTVNEAAETLGIPSGTVRSRVFYALRSMKLALEERGVTA
- a CDS encoding zf-HC2 domain-containing protein, producing MQGSQGPNEHETVGAYALGILDDAEATAFETHLAGCEWCAQQLDELAGMEPMLAALADLPGAQGTPAIGESLSARPSPQLATRLVDEVAERRASKRRRSFYMVAAAAALIIGGPTAVFATTGGDTTSVAKPSPTVTTKTTGSAKDDFAGMTDRVSATDPTTKVTATVAMTPKAWGVSAVLELGGVKGPLKCSLIVVGKDGSRETMSNWSVPTPGYGIKDATTEAARNPLYIHGGTAFSADQIDHYEVVDSTGKQLVEVDA